A region from the Brevibacterium paucivorans genome encodes:
- a CDS encoding amino acid ABC transporter ATP-binding protein, whose product MTEQTSTPLVELAGVEKYYGDFHALKNVNLTVDRGEVVVVIGPSGSGKSTLCRTINRLETISEGSIKIDGKNLPQEGAELAALRSDVGMVFQSFNLFAHKTILENVTLGPIKVRKMSKKDADELAMKLLKRVGVDHQAHKYPAQLSGGQQQRVAIARSLAMKPKLMLFDEPTSALDPEMINEVLDTMVTLAKDGMTMVVVTHEMGFARKAANRVVFMADGEIVEVAEPEEFFTNPQSDRAKDFLSKILTH is encoded by the coding sequence TGGAGCTTGCAGGCGTGGAAAAGTACTATGGCGACTTCCACGCTCTGAAAAACGTCAACCTCACTGTCGACCGAGGCGAGGTTGTTGTCGTCATTGGGCCTTCCGGTTCCGGTAAGTCCACGTTGTGCCGCACCATTAACCGCTTGGAAACCATCAGTGAAGGTTCCATCAAGATCGATGGCAAGAACCTTCCGCAGGAAGGCGCGGAGCTGGCAGCTCTGCGTTCAGATGTGGGAATGGTGTTCCAGTCTTTCAACCTGTTTGCGCACAAGACCATTTTGGAAAACGTCACGCTTGGCCCCATCAAGGTTCGCAAAATGTCAAAGAAGGACGCTGACGAACTCGCAATGAAACTGCTTAAGCGTGTGGGCGTGGACCACCAGGCACACAAGTACCCGGCCCAACTGTCCGGTGGTCAGCAACAGCGTGTGGCGATTGCCCGGTCCTTGGCAATGAAACCCAAACTCATGCTGTTTGACGAGCCCACCTCGGCTCTGGACCCGGAAATGATCAACGAGGTGCTGGACACCATGGTCACCTTGGCCAAGGACGGCATGACCATGGTGGTGGTGACCCACGAAATGGGGTTCGCTCGAAAAGCAGCCAACCGCGTGGTGTTCATGGCCGACGGCGAAATTGTGGAAGTCGCCGAACCAGAAGAGTTCTTTACCAACCCCCAATCGGATCGTGCAAAAGACTTCTTGTCTAAGATCCTGACTCACTGA